The following proteins are co-located in the Dyadobacter chenwenxiniae genome:
- a CDS encoding LytR/AlgR family response regulator transcription factor, which translates to MSVLECIAVDDEPLALGLVCTFIEKTPFLSLAGRYSSAVEALQALHTKQIDVIFLDIQMPDLTGIELARVIDKSDMRAPRIIFTTAFNQYALDGFRVDALDYLLKPFNYEEFLRAASKAQAYNELVIKASAANVPEQKEGYLFLKVEYQLVRIAYDDILYMEGLKDYVKVHLKTDAKPILSLTSLKALEEKLPVSKFMRVHRSFIVNLDKISAVTKNTIQIGSMTIPVSDQHKDGFNQFLSKWM; encoded by the coding sequence ATGAGCGTATTAGAATGCATCGCAGTAGACGATGAACCATTGGCATTGGGACTTGTTTGCACATTTATTGAAAAAACACCGTTTCTGTCCCTTGCAGGCCGATATTCAAGCGCGGTGGAAGCATTACAAGCCCTCCACACGAAACAGATCGATGTCATTTTTTTAGATATTCAAATGCCCGATCTAACTGGCATTGAACTCGCCCGTGTGATTGACAAGTCGGACATGCGTGCACCGAGGATTATTTTTACAACAGCATTTAACCAATATGCGCTGGATGGGTTCCGCGTGGACGCACTTGACTATCTCCTAAAACCCTTTAATTACGAAGAATTCCTCCGAGCCGCTTCCAAAGCACAGGCTTATAATGAACTGGTTATCAAAGCATCAGCAGCCAATGTGCCTGAACAAAAGGAAGGTTATTTATTTTTAAAAGTTGAATATCAGCTCGTAAGAATTGCGTACGATGATATTCTTTACATGGAAGGACTGAAAGATTATGTGAAAGTGCATTTAAAAACGGATGCTAAACCCATTCTTTCACTAACGAGTTTAAAGGCTTTGGAAGAAAAACTTCCGGTTTCAAAATTCATGCGCGTTCACCGCTCGTTTATCGTGAATCTGGATAAAATCAGCGCTGTAACAAAAAATACCATCCAAATCGGCAGCATGACGATTCCCGTCAGCGACCAGCATAAGGATGGTTTTAATCAGTTTTTGAGCAAATGGATGTAG
- a CDS encoding sensor histidine kinase, with amino-acid sequence MDASTARKYPPFFLHLLGWTFLALFLMWQPLSWQIQFPVTFWVKQAVLFTLLIGIFYLNYYFWFPKFLAKNRYSRFILLNLVSVIMLAVVIEQVKIAINHGEQMDRAFKTAREANGDKKPQDRLDYFSLMTALLIIGISTSVAAVKDVQRDKQYRENLEKEKINSELSFLKAQINPHFFFNTLNNIYALTVIDVEAAREALHKLSRMMRYVLYETQHGTVLLSQEIAFAQDYIQLMQLRLTDKVTVHLDPPSPLHDVSIAPMLFLPFIENAFKHGVSAVQPSRIDIQIRQDKNKIFVEVKNTLFTDKRAILDESNGIGLVNTQRRLDLLYPGKYQLEVNENKEEKEFEVHLELETA; translated from the coding sequence ATGGACGCTAGTACCGCACGAAAATATCCTCCATTCTTTCTGCATCTTCTGGGATGGACCTTCCTGGCTCTGTTCCTAATGTGGCAGCCGCTTAGCTGGCAGATTCAGTTTCCGGTTACGTTTTGGGTTAAACAAGCCGTCCTTTTTACTTTGCTAATCGGCATTTTCTACCTTAATTACTACTTTTGGTTTCCAAAATTCCTTGCGAAGAATCGTTACAGCCGCTTTATATTGCTCAATCTGGTATCTGTCATTATGCTGGCTGTGGTCATTGAGCAGGTCAAAATTGCCATTAATCATGGTGAACAAATGGATCGCGCATTCAAAACTGCCCGTGAAGCAAACGGAGACAAAAAGCCGCAGGACAGACTGGATTATTTCTCACTCATGACTGCATTGCTGATAATCGGGATCAGCACCAGTGTGGCTGCGGTGAAAGATGTGCAGCGGGATAAGCAATACAGGGAGAATCTGGAAAAGGAAAAGATCAATTCCGAGTTGTCGTTTTTAAAAGCGCAGATCAATCCGCACTTCTTTTTTAATACATTAAATAACATATATGCACTGACAGTCATTGATGTAGAGGCGGCCAGAGAGGCGTTGCACAAGCTTTCTCGCATGATGCGTTACGTACTTTATGAAACGCAACACGGCACGGTTCTGCTAAGTCAGGAAATTGCTTTTGCTCAGGATTATATTCAATTAATGCAATTACGGCTTACCGATAAAGTAACCGTTCACCTCGATCCGCCAAGCCCGTTGCACGACGTGTCCATTGCGCCGATGCTGTTTTTGCCTTTTATAGAAAATGCGTTTAAACACGGTGTCAGCGCAGTGCAACCCAGCCGGATTGACATTCAGATCAGACAAGACAAGAATAAAATTTTTGTTGAGGTAAAAAACACATTGTTTACTGATAAAAGGGCGATTTTGGATGAAAGCAATGGCATAGGACTGGTAAACACGCAGCGTCGGCTCGACCTTTTATATCCAGGAAAATATCAGCTGGAAGTGAACGAGAACAAAGAAGAGAAAGAATTTGAAGTTCATTTGGAATTAGAAACTGCATGA
- a CDS encoding TonB-dependent receptor domain-containing protein, with translation MDMIKKVTPIILLTLLSLAASAQFPGGGGFGGNRGGGNDRPQRQTVIPGTAEDMPKGNGRIKGFLVDSASKKPVEFASLALVDVKTNNPIDGTTTDEKGAFELTKVASGNFKILISFIGYKTKTLNDIKIDRKTELDLGNVNIAADVVQLNEVEVVGMAQLIEEKVDRLVYNNEKDITSKGGDASDVMKKVPMLTVDLDGNVSLRGSSNVRVLINNKPSTIIATSVADALKQIPADMIKSVEVITSPSAKYDAEGSAGIINIVTKKSTIQGGTLNLDTGIGNRGSNLGLRGNYRIGKMGFSLGGFGRFNYNMPGKSENLQVGKIEKFSIRQMTESDNKMAFGSYNFGWDYEIDSKTSLSAGVRYGMRNMRNSQDLSTFNTQSDGTTRNSFRDVNTKDLSGTWDVNVDYIKTLSKPQQELSISTQFSRNNRTNDFDADIYSLSNDAIRQELLGQQGNNNASHNQESTIQVDYQTPVKDNQLIEFGGKGIFRQVVSNFDYYNTIDTPQAASSLNYDQNVAAGYFSYTYTTKSKFTVKAGSRYEYTSIDATQGEQGDLSIPAYSNLVPSLNLSQTFGKGQTIKLGYNRRLQRPGIQFLNPNVNAANPQNITVGNPQLRPELTDQVELGTSFFKNSLYVNVSTFARFTNSSIESIRTTNDQGIITTTYGNIGSKKNYGVNVFGNMTFFKRWQVGGGFDAYYADLTNNNPNPLLAASNTGFVLSGRFRTSLNIKNGWGLQAGGFMRGRDVQLQGTQAGFRMYDLGIKKDFTNKRGSIGFGMENFLAPSFKMKTQLETPSFTQNNTNYLFNRGFRVNFSYRLGKMTFTEQKTRRRKSVNNDDQKSDGGGGMDAGVSGGAVQGAAPAITVPSPRTGAPGAAPAGGRPQGARPVNADSTASPARQGMPVQSGMRPDSMIRDSTVRPAMPGDPTARPAMPADSTARPAVPADSTAKPALPADSTAIPVKPTVPADSTKKE, from the coding sequence ATGGACATGATAAAAAAAGTTACTCCTATTATTTTACTAACGCTGCTGAGCCTCGCTGCCTCAGCACAATTCCCCGGAGGTGGCGGATTCGGCGGAAATCGCGGTGGCGGCAATGATCGCCCACAGCGCCAGACGGTAATTCCGGGAACTGCGGAAGATATGCCAAAAGGAAATGGTCGAATCAAAGGATTCCTTGTGGATTCGGCAAGCAAGAAACCAGTTGAATTTGCATCACTTGCACTTGTTGATGTGAAAACCAATAATCCAATCGACGGAACGACGACTGACGAAAAAGGCGCATTTGAGCTTACTAAAGTGGCGTCGGGAAATTTCAAGATCTTGATTTCCTTCATCGGATATAAAACCAAAACCCTTAATGACATTAAAATTGACCGTAAAACAGAACTTGACCTGGGCAATGTCAACATTGCGGCAGATGTGGTTCAGTTGAATGAGGTTGAGGTTGTCGGAATGGCGCAATTGATCGAGGAGAAAGTGGACAGGCTTGTTTATAATAATGAAAAAGACATTACCAGCAAGGGCGGTGACGCTTCGGACGTGATGAAGAAAGTGCCGATGTTAACGGTCGATTTGGACGGAAATGTTTCACTACGAGGGAGTTCCAATGTTCGGGTTTTGATTAATAATAAACCTTCGACCATTATCGCAACCAGCGTAGCAGACGCATTGAAGCAGATTCCTGCTGATATGATTAAATCTGTTGAAGTAATCACTTCTCCATCAGCTAAATATGACGCGGAAGGCTCAGCCGGGATCATTAACATTGTCACAAAAAAGAGCACGATCCAGGGTGGAACATTGAATCTGGATACGGGCATAGGAAACAGGGGTTCAAACCTGGGACTAAGAGGAAATTACAGAATTGGTAAAATGGGTTTCAGCTTGGGAGGTTTTGGCCGGTTTAACTATAATATGCCTGGTAAATCTGAAAACCTGCAAGTGGGTAAAATTGAGAAATTCTCTATCCGCCAAATGACTGAGTCGGATAACAAAATGGCTTTCGGTTCTTACAATTTTGGATGGGATTACGAGATCGATTCCAAAACCTCACTTTCAGCAGGTGTTCGTTACGGGATGCGAAACATGCGGAATTCGCAGGATTTGTCAACATTCAACACACAAAGCGACGGCACAACGCGCAATAGCTTCCGGGATGTAAATACAAAAGACTTGTCAGGAACGTGGGATGTAAATGTGGATTATATCAAAACATTGAGCAAGCCTCAGCAGGAGTTGAGCATTTCTACGCAATTCAGCCGTAACAACAGGACTAACGATTTTGACGCGGACATTTATTCTTTGAGCAATGATGCAATCCGTCAGGAATTGCTGGGGCAGCAGGGAAACAATAACGCCAGTCACAACCAGGAAAGCACAATTCAGGTGGATTACCAGACTCCGGTGAAGGATAATCAGTTGATTGAGTTTGGTGGGAAGGGCATTTTCCGTCAGGTGGTAAGTAATTTTGATTATTACAATACAATTGACACGCCACAGGCAGCAAGCAGCCTGAACTATGATCAGAATGTTGCGGCGGGGTATTTCTCCTACACATATACAACGAAAAGCAAATTTACAGTGAAGGCGGGCTCGCGTTACGAGTATACGAGCATTGACGCAACGCAGGGTGAGCAGGGCGACCTGAGCATTCCGGCTTACAGCAACCTGGTGCCAAGTCTTAATTTGTCCCAAACATTTGGCAAGGGTCAAACCATTAAGTTGGGTTACAACCGTCGCCTTCAACGTCCAGGCATTCAATTCCTAAACCCTAATGTAAATGCGGCGAACCCACAGAACATCACTGTGGGTAACCCGCAACTCCGTCCCGAATTGACGGATCAGGTTGAGTTGGGAACAAGCTTTTTCAAAAATTCACTTTACGTAAACGTCTCGACATTTGCACGTTTTACCAATAGTTCAATTGAAAGCATTCGTACAACCAATGACCAAGGTATCATTACGACAACTTACGGTAACATTGGTTCAAAGAAAAATTATGGGGTGAATGTGTTTGGAAACATGACATTCTTTAAAAGATGGCAAGTAGGAGGAGGTTTTGACGCTTACTACGCAGATCTTACGAATAATAATCCCAATCCTTTATTGGCCGCTTCCAACACAGGTTTTGTATTAAGCGGACGTTTCAGAACGAGCCTTAACATTAAAAATGGCTGGGGATTGCAAGCGGGTGGTTTCATGAGAGGACGCGATGTTCAGCTTCAAGGAACACAAGCCGGATTCAGAATGTATGACCTGGGAATCAAGAAGGATTTTACCAACAAGCGCGGAAGCATTGGATTTGGAATGGAAAATTTCCTGGCTCCATCATTCAAAATGAAGACGCAGCTTGAAACACCATCATTTACACAGAATAATACAAACTATCTGTTCAACAGAGGCTTTCGGGTCAATTTCTCTTACCGTTTGGGTAAAATGACATTCACCGAGCAAAAAACACGCAGAAGAAAATCGGTTAACAATGACGATCAGAAAAGCGATGGTGGCGGCGGAATGGATGCGGGCGTGTCAGGCGGAGCAGTACAAGGTGCAGCACCAGCCATCACAGTTCCATCTCCAAGAACAGGCGCCCCAGGTGCCGCACCAGCAGGTGGTCGCCCACAAGGAGCACGACCAGTCAATGCAGATAGCACAGCAAGTCCAGCAAGACAAGGAATGCCGGTACAGTCAGGTATGAGACCAGATTCAATGATAAGAGATTCAACCGTGAGACCAGCAATGCCAGGCGATCCGACTGCAAGACCGGCTATGCCAGCAGACTCGACAGCCAGACCAGCTGTTCCCGCCGACTCAACTGCAAAACCGGCATTACCAGCTGATTCGACCGCAATTCCTGTTAAGCCAACGGTTCCAGCGGATTCGACTAAGAAAGAATAA
- the hemC gene encoding hydroxymethylbilane synthase, protein MHIKIGTRGSKLALWQAHYVEELLNEGGVETEVVIIETKGDKILNRALSKIGSKGVFTQELEDQLLDGSIDIAVHSAKDLQSQLDDAFELIAYTEREKANDVLVSHNNELSLKSGETFIVGTSSTRRIAVLRHFYPHIQTVDMRGNLQTRLGKLNEGHCDALLLAYAGVHRMKYDDKIAEHLLLDEFTPAVGQGSVAIECAVNLCGEKKAMVKSLTNHPETETCLLAERAFLKRLQGGCSIPVFGMATLKDDQINITGGIISLDGKELIRRTETGSISFPEELGTALANELLEAGADRILREIREQIPVK, encoded by the coding sequence ATGCATATAAAAATAGGGACGCGCGGCAGCAAATTGGCTCTTTGGCAGGCGCATTATGTTGAGGAGCTGCTGAATGAGGGCGGCGTTGAGACGGAAGTTGTTATTATTGAAACAAAGGGTGATAAAATCCTGAACCGCGCTTTGTCCAAAATTGGCAGTAAGGGTGTTTTTACGCAGGAATTGGAAGATCAGTTACTGGATGGCAGCATTGACATTGCGGTTCACAGCGCGAAGGATCTGCAATCGCAGCTTGATGATGCTTTTGAACTTATTGCTTATACAGAACGCGAGAAAGCAAATGACGTTTTGGTAAGCCATAACAACGAGCTATCGCTTAAAAGTGGCGAAACTTTTATAGTGGGAACGTCCTCAACGCGCAGGATTGCTGTTTTAAGACATTTTTATCCGCACATTCAAACTGTTGACATGCGTGGAAATCTGCAAACGCGCCTGGGAAAGCTGAATGAAGGCCATTGCGATGCCTTGCTTCTTGCATACGCAGGCGTACACAGGATGAAGTATGACGACAAAATTGCTGAACATTTGTTGCTGGACGAATTTACGCCAGCAGTTGGGCAAGGAAGCGTTGCCATTGAATGTGCCGTAAACTTATGCGGCGAAAAGAAAGCAATGGTCAAAAGCTTAACTAACCACCCAGAAACAGAAACGTGCCTACTCGCAGAAAGAGCATTCCTGAAACGACTCCAAGGCGGATGCAGCATTCCGGTTTTTGGAATGGCCACATTAAAAGATGATCAAATTAACATTACGGGCGGCATTATCAGCCTGGATGGCAAAGAACTGATCAGAAGGACGGAAACAGGCTCAATCTCATTTCCAGAAGAGTTGGGAACGGCATTGGCAAACGAATTGCTCGAAGCTGGGGCTGATCGGATTTTAAGGGAGATTCGGGAACAAATTCCCGTTAAATAA
- the rimK gene encoding 30S ribosomal protein S6--L-glutamate ligase, with protein sequence MKIAVLSTNPDLYSTKRLVEAIKQKGHQAVVIDHVKCFVMIEGGKPTIIYKGQPITEIDAVIPRIGTSVNAFGCAVVRQLELMKVFTTVKSQAILRSRDKLRSMQVLAKSGVDIPKTVFAKNPAQVNELIHMVGGPPVIIKLLEGTQGVGVVLAETIKAAKSTIEAFYGLKANFLIQEYIAESKGADIRAFVIGNKVIAAMKRQGHESDFRSNLHRGGEGHLIELTAEEEHTAIAAAKALGVRIAGVDLLQSERGPLVMEVNSSPGLRGIEKVSGIDIASLIIAYIEDKIVMDEGDTVGV encoded by the coding sequence ATGAAAATCGCCGTATTATCCACCAATCCCGACCTTTATTCAACTAAGCGTCTGGTGGAGGCAATTAAACAAAAAGGTCATCAAGCAGTGGTTATAGACCATGTGAAATGCTTTGTGATGATCGAAGGAGGCAAACCCACCATCATTTATAAAGGACAACCCATCACTGAAATCGACGCAGTCATTCCAAGGATTGGCACATCTGTGAATGCATTTGGCTGTGCTGTTGTGAGGCAGTTGGAATTAATGAAGGTGTTTACGACTGTTAAGTCGCAGGCAATTCTTCGTTCCCGTGACAAGCTACGAAGCATGCAAGTGCTGGCGAAATCGGGTGTGGACATTCCGAAAACGGTTTTTGCCAAAAACCCTGCACAGGTTAATGAGCTGATCCACATGGTAGGCGGCCCACCGGTGATCATTAAATTACTGGAAGGAACGCAAGGCGTCGGGGTGGTTTTGGCAGAAACAATCAAAGCCGCAAAATCCACTATTGAGGCTTTTTACGGATTAAAGGCCAATTTCTTGATACAGGAATACATTGCAGAATCGAAAGGAGCTGATATCCGTGCTTTTGTAATCGGCAACAAAGTCATCGCCGCCATGAAACGGCAAGGTCACGAAAGCGATTTCCGCTCTAACCTGCATCGAGGCGGCGAAGGACATTTGATCGAGCTTACCGCAGAGGAAGAACACACGGCCATTGCGGCAGCCAAAGCATTAGGCGTCAGAATCGCGGGAGTGGATCTTTTACAATCAGAAAGAGGCCCGCTGGTCATGGAAGTGAACTCTTCCCCCGGTCTGCGCGGAATTGAAAAAGTAAGTGGAATCGATATCGCTTCTTTGATTATAGCTTATATAGAAGATAAGATTGTTATGGACGAAGGGGATACGGTTGGGGTTTGA
- a CDS encoding ATP-dependent zinc protease family protein, which yields MKQSLDIIGATDIVDLPDLGWFDVPVRIDSGATTSSIHCSRVRLIKGGDQPQLCFYLDAKRGAPQQSFTVTDFKETIVRNSSGKEEKRYVIKTKITIFGKKIRTEFSLANRRKMRYPILLGRKLLKKRFLVDVSQKDLSATKRSKASHRSHVRHQS from the coding sequence ATGAAGCAATCATTGGACATTATCGGTGCCACGGACATTGTTGATCTGCCCGATCTGGGCTGGTTTGATGTTCCGGTCCGCATTGATTCCGGGGCGACCACTTCGTCCATACATTGTTCTCGCGTCCGGCTGATTAAAGGAGGAGACCAGCCGCAATTGTGTTTTTATCTGGATGCAAAAAGAGGCGCACCACAACAATCCTTCACCGTCACCGACTTCAAAGAAACTATTGTACGAAATTCGTCGGGAAAAGAGGAGAAACGTTATGTGATCAAGACAAAGATTACAATCTTTGGCAAAAAAATACGAACAGAATTTTCACTCGCCAACCGGCGTAAAATGAGGTATCCAATCCTTTTAGGGCGCAAATTGCTGAAAAAGCGCTTTTTGGTGGATGTCTCGCAAAAAGACTTATCCGCTACAAAGCGTTCAAAGGCATCTCACCGTTCTCACGTCCGACACCAATCCTGA
- a CDS encoding DNA polymerase III subunit, whose translation MLFREIPGLEHIKSTLRRSVKNSHLAHAQLFDSPAGGGGLALALAFATYINCENKGEEDACGVCASCAKMAKLIHPDFHFIFPIATSKKIDGKTSEAFLGLWRSFLLENPYRVLPEWLDHISAENKQGNISVEEARGILRKLSVKAYEGEYKILLIWKPDIMNAASSNAILKILEEPPEKTLFLLVSDQSDKLLTTIISRTQRITVPAFSDEEVRYFLKLQQVSDTAAKSIAYLCDGNLSEALKLVQDAEDDRSGWFAGWMRSCYKYDISHLVKLADNFDVMNKEKQKGLLEYALRLFRDMLIWSHGAGELLRVPDEELTFVQNFSKAVNFDSLEKMIEEVNLAYYHMERNVRAKMVFLDLSLTVAHFFQRR comes from the coding sequence GTGCTTTTCAGAGAAATACCGGGACTTGAACATATAAAATCAACGTTAAGGCGCTCGGTGAAGAACAGCCACTTGGCTCATGCACAGCTGTTTGATTCACCTGCTGGCGGTGGCGGCCTTGCATTGGCGCTTGCTTTCGCAACTTATATTAATTGTGAAAATAAAGGCGAAGAGGATGCTTGCGGCGTTTGTGCTTCCTGCGCAAAAATGGCCAAACTGATCCATCCCGATTTTCACTTCATTTTCCCCATTGCGACTTCCAAAAAGATCGACGGCAAAACCAGCGAAGCTTTTCTGGGTTTATGGCGTTCATTTTTGTTAGAAAATCCATACCGGGTTTTGCCAGAATGGCTTGATCACATTAGTGCTGAAAACAAGCAGGGCAACATTTCCGTGGAGGAAGCACGCGGCATTTTGAGAAAATTATCGGTGAAGGCTTATGAGGGAGAATACAAAATCCTCTTAATCTGGAAACCGGACATTATGAATGCGGCTTCCTCGAATGCGATATTGAAAATATTGGAAGAGCCGCCCGAAAAGACGCTTTTTTTACTCGTAAGTGACCAATCAGATAAGCTGTTAACAACCATCATTTCCCGGACGCAACGCATTACGGTTCCTGCGTTTTCAGATGAGGAAGTGCGCTATTTTTTGAAATTGCAACAGGTTAGTGACACCGCAGCCAAATCGATTGCTTATTTGTGTGATGGAAATTTGTCGGAAGCGTTGAAATTAGTCCAGGATGCAGAGGACGACCGTTCTGGCTGGTTTGCAGGCTGGATGCGTTCTTGCTATAAATATGACATTTCACATTTGGTAAAGCTGGCCGATAATTTCGATGTCATGAACAAGGAAAAGCAAAAAGGCCTGCTCGAATATGCATTAAGGCTTTTCCGCGACATGCTTATTTGGAGCCATGGCGCCGGAGAATTGCTGCGTGTTCCGGATGAAGAGCTTACATTTGTGCAAAACTTCTCGAAAGCAGTTAACTTTGATTCGCTTGAAAAAATGATCGAAGAGGTAAATCTGGCTTATTATCATATGGAACGGAATGTGCGCGCAAAAATGGTTTTTCTGGATCTGTCCTTGACAGTTGCTCATTTTTTCCAACGGCGATGA